In Sporichthya polymorpha DSM 43042, a genomic segment contains:
- a CDS encoding wax ester/triacylglycerol synthase domain-containing protein, translating into MEPAAMRYDDYMANMDALLWSVERDPMLRSDAVAVLVFEGPIAPEDFRAAVSRCVARVPRLRQVARTTAMSTAPPRFVDDPRFDLDHHTPVLAVGGEAGLEDVLRIGEQVRAQVLDHARPLWVLQLVTGLASGGCAIVLKIHHSVTDAVGGLQMIIEPLLSPEPGVPIGDRVEPSEPRRLGVAELVGGAALHELRTAAGGAGRLGRLGAAVAARPRSTVPAAARMTASLARTMRPVGDPLSPLMTGRSLSKKYLTHALPTDGLRLAAKAAGGKLNDAFVAGVIGGLARYHDKNGQPVDALRMLMPVNLRQAGDAAVAGNAFSAATFVVPADIASSAERVIRMRELSARAQAEPGLRAFASIAGVASRVPPSVLTPLYRKMVGGVDVITSNVPGPPVPLYLGSARLAGFYAFGPIGSAAVNVTLMTYAGTAYLAISVDRAAVTDPDLLLACMAESFDELLALGRADTKVVP; encoded by the coding sequence GTGGAGCCGGCGGCCATGCGCTACGACGACTACATGGCCAACATGGACGCTCTGCTGTGGTCGGTCGAGCGTGACCCGATGCTGCGCTCCGACGCGGTCGCTGTGCTGGTGTTCGAGGGGCCCATCGCACCTGAGGACTTCCGGGCCGCGGTCAGTCGTTGCGTCGCCCGGGTGCCGCGGCTTCGCCAGGTGGCGAGGACGACCGCGATGAGCACCGCGCCGCCAAGGTTCGTGGACGATCCGCGCTTCGACCTCGACCACCACACTCCGGTGCTCGCTGTCGGCGGTGAGGCCGGTCTGGAGGACGTCCTCCGGATCGGCGAACAGGTCCGCGCCCAGGTGTTGGACCACGCCCGGCCGCTGTGGGTGCTTCAACTCGTCACCGGCCTGGCGAGCGGCGGGTGCGCCATCGTGTTGAAAATTCATCACTCGGTGACCGACGCCGTCGGCGGTCTGCAGATGATCATCGAGCCGCTGCTGAGTCCTGAGCCGGGGGTGCCGATCGGGGATCGGGTGGAGCCCTCCGAGCCCCGGCGGCTCGGTGTCGCCGAGCTGGTCGGCGGGGCCGCGCTGCACGAGCTGCGCACCGCCGCCGGGGGTGCGGGCCGACTCGGCCGGCTCGGCGCCGCGGTCGCGGCCAGGCCGCGGAGCACCGTTCCGGCCGCAGCGCGCATGACAGCTTCCCTTGCCCGAACGATGCGGCCAGTGGGCGATCCGCTCAGCCCGCTGATGACCGGCCGGTCCCTGTCCAAGAAGTATCTGACCCACGCGCTGCCGACGGATGGCCTACGCCTCGCCGCCAAGGCCGCCGGTGGCAAGCTCAACGACGCCTTCGTCGCGGGCGTCATCGGCGGGCTGGCGCGCTACCACGACAAGAACGGCCAGCCGGTCGACGCCCTCCGCATGCTGATGCCGGTGAACCTGCGTCAGGCGGGGGATGCTGCGGTGGCGGGCAACGCGTTCTCGGCCGCGACCTTCGTCGTGCCCGCGGACATCGCCTCATCCGCGGAGCGGGTGATCCGAATGCGCGAGCTGTCCGCCCGGGCGCAGGCTGAGCCTGGACTGCGGGCGTTCGCCTCGATCGCGGGGGTCGCCAGTCGCGTGCCGCCGTCGGTGCTCACTCCCCTTTACCGGAAGATGGTCGGTGGGGTCGACGTCATCACCTCGAATGTCCCGGGACCGCCCGTTCCGCTGTATCTCGGGTCCGCGCGCCTTGCGGGGTTCTATGCCTTCGGGCCCATCGGGTCGGCGGCGGTGAACGTCACGCTCATGACCTACGCCGGGACGGCCTACCTGGCCATCAGCGTGGACCGGGCCGCGGTCACCGACCCAGATCTTCTGCTCGCCTGCATGGCGGAAAGCTTCGACGAGCTTCTCGCTCTGGGCCGGGCCGACACGAAAGTCGTCCCCTGA
- a CDS encoding SDR family NAD(P)-dependent oxidoreductase has protein sequence MRFAPGRTAIITGAGVGIGKAIAARFADEGLRLVLADIEGDLVEKVAAELAGPGRPAPLVVVGDLSVRQNAATLIGTCQEAYGQVDILVNNAGGGVIRPTLSHTEETLRATLDRNLWTTLYCSLEALPLMKAAGYGRIINMGADSVRNGLDWHAIYNAAKGGVHGLTTGWAREFVTDGITVNAIAPSATRTEAYDAFEQSTDPAIQATLAKVLAVIPAGRAGTVEEIAALAAYLASDESGFTTGQVLSINGGSTML, from the coding sequence ATGAGATTCGCCCCGGGCCGCACGGCAATCATCACCGGCGCCGGGGTCGGGATCGGCAAGGCCATCGCGGCCCGGTTCGCCGACGAGGGCCTACGCCTCGTGCTCGCCGACATCGAGGGCGATCTTGTGGAGAAGGTCGCCGCCGAGTTGGCCGGACCGGGCCGCCCGGCTCCGCTGGTGGTCGTCGGGGACCTGTCGGTGCGGCAGAACGCGGCCACGTTGATCGGAACCTGCCAGGAGGCTTACGGCCAGGTGGACATCCTGGTCAACAACGCCGGCGGCGGGGTGATCCGCCCGACGCTCTCCCACACCGAGGAGACCCTGCGCGCCACCCTCGACCGCAACCTCTGGACCACCCTCTACTGCTCGCTGGAGGCGCTCCCGCTGATGAAAGCGGCCGGGTACGGCCGCATCATCAACATGGGTGCGGACTCGGTGCGCAACGGCCTGGACTGGCACGCGATCTACAACGCGGCCAAGGGCGGCGTGCACGGCCTCACCACCGGCTGGGCGCGGGAGTTCGTGACCGACGGAATCACCGTCAACGCGATCGCGCCGTCCGCCACCCGCACCGAGGCCTACGACGCCTTCGAGCAGTCCACCGACCCGGCGATCCAGGCGACGCTGGCCAAGGTGCTGGCCGTGATTCCCGCCGGCCGGGCCGGCACCGTCGAGGAGATCGCGGCGCTCGCCGCCTACCTCGCGTCAGATGAGTCGGGGTTCACCACCGGTCAGGTGCTCAGCATCAATGGCGGAAGCACCATGCTCTGA
- a CDS encoding acyl-CoA dehydrogenase family protein, giving the protein MTVSFALPDDTQKLLAEIKEWSLHEVRPLARTADRLQTKYFEEGRRVLQSCPIDVSPLSVPEFGLIDRAGKVYQASDSDADNHVLGVLAMEAMCYGDGWAWGALKRNANLEKILSVIGTPAQVEKFTADPDASSSFAFSEDHCGSDISAIRTTAVRDGDEWVVNGSKRFSSQGAEASMMLIFLSIDTAQGMNGLRGMMIPQGTPGVEIVRETEDLKLGMRFLRQSAIRFHDVRVPLDHMLGDPDEPGGFVEGLNVLNRTRPFCQAWSVGTLRGATDFVLDHVRREDRYAPRRRAQAEADCAEIHHALDDLMRLLVSAAWLADRDLPHRTEAAMAKSHGPAIVEASYRRLLQIMGSEASSEKHLLEKWYRDAVTFDLIEGTNQILKLTVGRGIFKAAARATGPAVAAALRPVV; this is encoded by the coding sequence ATGACCGTCTCGTTCGCTCTGCCCGACGACACCCAGAAGCTCCTCGCCGAGATCAAGGAATGGTCGCTGCACGAGGTGCGGCCGCTGGCCCGTACCGCCGACCGGCTGCAGACGAAGTACTTCGAGGAAGGCCGGCGGGTCCTCCAGAGCTGCCCCATCGACGTGAGCCCGCTCAGCGTTCCCGAGTTCGGCCTGATCGACCGGGCCGGAAAGGTCTACCAGGCCTCCGACTCGGACGCCGACAACCACGTGCTGGGCGTCCTGGCGATGGAAGCCATGTGTTACGGGGACGGGTGGGCCTGGGGGGCGCTCAAGCGCAACGCTAATCTGGAGAAGATCCTCTCGGTGATCGGAACCCCGGCGCAGGTGGAGAAGTTCACCGCCGACCCGGACGCCTCGTCTTCCTTCGCCTTCTCCGAGGACCACTGCGGCTCCGACATCTCGGCCATCCGCACCACTGCCGTCCGCGACGGCGACGAGTGGGTCGTCAACGGCTCGAAGCGGTTCAGCTCGCAGGGCGCCGAGGCCTCGATGATGCTCATCTTCCTCAGCATCGATACCGCTCAGGGTATGAACGGCCTGCGCGGGATGATGATCCCGCAGGGCACCCCCGGGGTGGAGATCGTGCGCGAGACCGAGGACCTCAAGCTCGGCATGCGCTTCCTACGGCAGTCGGCGATCCGCTTTCACGACGTACGCGTGCCGCTCGACCACATGCTCGGGGATCCGGACGAGCCCGGTGGCTTCGTCGAGGGGCTCAACGTGCTGAACCGGACCCGTCCGTTCTGCCAGGCCTGGAGCGTGGGAACGCTGCGTGGGGCCACCGACTTCGTGCTCGATCACGTGCGCCGCGAGGACCGCTACGCCCCGCGTCGCCGCGCCCAGGCCGAGGCCGACTGCGCCGAGATCCACCACGCGCTGGACGACCTCATGCGCCTGCTGGTCAGCGCCGCGTGGCTCGCCGATCGCGACCTGCCGCACCGGACGGAAGCCGCCATGGCGAAGTCCCACGGTCCCGCCATCGTCGAGGCGAGTTACCGCCGACTCCTGCAGATCATGGGCAGCGAGGCGTCCTCGGAGAAGCACCTGCTCGAGAAGTGGTATCGCGACGCGGTCACCTTCGACCTCATCGAGGGGACGAACCAGATCCTCAAGCTGACCGTCGGCCGGGGGATCTTCAAGGCGGCCGCCCGGGCCACCGGGCCCGCGGTGGCAGCCGCCCTGCGTCCGGTCGTCTAG
- a CDS encoding DUF7064 domain-containing protein, whose translation MSEDSKRAWWDETSPGLVQAQETDDFLRPDMTAREPDPTCTETHYFGFNVPEHQIHGLGYVWYHPNLKTVTGGIAVWQGFKDHPLQSEIWDYVTYMSDECLEKDFWHYRLQNGYEVTTIEPLRSHRIQYSSPATDSAVDVTLTAMAPPAMLGSGMHFEQPMRTRGTVRLRGVDYAVDGTTVRDRSFGQPRREHLVPLPPLAWVNGAFSEDFAFGIMAFDDPARGPEWAGVLDLPGGNSLRTGWVRKDGVTAEVLSVSKRTVRRPGSFYPDTVEMTVVDRLGRELEIVGATCAGVQWQTWHNMDSNICLTRWECEGQVTHGDCQEFLWPEYVRRFHP comes from the coding sequence ATGAGTGAGGACTCAAAGCGGGCGTGGTGGGACGAGACCTCCCCTGGTCTGGTTCAGGCGCAGGAGACGGACGACTTCCTGCGCCCGGACATGACCGCCCGGGAGCCGGACCCGACGTGCACGGAGACGCACTACTTCGGCTTCAACGTCCCCGAGCATCAGATCCACGGCCTGGGCTACGTCTGGTACCACCCGAACCTGAAGACGGTCACCGGCGGGATCGCGGTGTGGCAGGGCTTCAAGGACCATCCGCTGCAGTCCGAGATCTGGGACTACGTCACGTACATGAGCGACGAGTGCCTCGAGAAGGACTTCTGGCACTACCGGCTGCAGAACGGCTACGAGGTCACGACGATCGAACCGCTGCGATCCCACCGGATCCAGTACTCCAGCCCGGCCACCGACAGTGCCGTCGACGTCACCCTCACGGCGATGGCGCCGCCGGCCATGCTCGGCAGCGGCATGCATTTCGAGCAGCCCATGCGCACCAGGGGGACGGTTCGGCTGCGCGGCGTCGACTACGCGGTCGACGGGACCACCGTCCGTGACCGCTCGTTCGGGCAGCCGCGCCGGGAGCACCTGGTTCCACTGCCGCCCCTGGCCTGGGTGAACGGGGCGTTCTCCGAGGACTTCGCCTTCGGGATCATGGCCTTCGACGATCCCGCCCGGGGACCGGAGTGGGCCGGCGTGCTGGACCTGCCAGGTGGCAACAGCCTGCGCACCGGGTGGGTCCGCAAGGACGGAGTGACGGCCGAGGTCCTCTCGGTGTCCAAGCGGACCGTTCGCCGCCCCGGGTCGTTCTACCCCGACACCGTCGAGATGACCGTGGTGGACCGGCTCGGCCGGGAGTTGGAGATCGTCGGGGCGACCTGTGCCGGCGTGCAGTGGCAGACCTGGCACAACATGGACTCCAACATCTGCCTCACCCGCTGGGAGTGCGAAGGACAGGTGACCCACGGGGACTGCCAGGAGTTCCTCTGGCCGGAGTACGTGCGGCGCTTCCATCCCTGA
- a CDS encoding FAD-dependent oxidoreductase yields MTLTGELSDAELEAPVDADAEAIFTAWTGKFAAAVAANDPEAIAATFVPDGFWRDIVAFTWDYRTRAGRQQIVEGLAEALPAVTPRHVRRAPDRMAPRATKYLGQPVVEGYLDFDTAVGRGTAYARLLLDEHAPQDSLAWVVLTTLQDLSGHEEQIGALRPTGTEYSWEFGGDNWLDLRTKAVQYADRDPQVLIVGGGQAGLCLAARLTQFGVDALIVERNPRIGDNWRNRYHSLTLHNEVWANSLPYIPFPATWPTFLPKDKLAGWLESYAEFMELNVWTGTELVDASYDEASKRWTARVRRADGTERALVVPHLVFATGGVSGQPKMPQLPGLDEFHGDVMHSSAFSSGISYAGKKAIVVGAGNSGHDVAQDLHANGAAEVTMIQRGPTAVVSLVPSGILVYSLFTTGPVEDIDLITAANPYELLLHSYKWLTKRTCRIDADLIAGLEAAGFKVGFGHDDTGFHMQYLRRGGGYYINVGCSDLIIDGKINVIQHEDIETFTADGLALTDGRRLDADVVVMATGYDNMQEQIRRFCGSEVADKVGPVWGWDDEGWMRNIWRRTPQDGLWVMGGGLHECRTYSKFLANLITADLEGLLPPRAA; encoded by the coding sequence ATGACTCTGACCGGCGAACTGTCGGACGCCGAACTTGAAGCGCCCGTCGACGCCGACGCGGAAGCGATCTTCACCGCCTGGACCGGGAAGTTCGCCGCTGCTGTCGCGGCGAACGATCCCGAGGCGATCGCGGCCACGTTCGTGCCCGACGGGTTCTGGCGGGACATCGTCGCGTTCACCTGGGACTACCGCACGCGGGCAGGCCGGCAGCAGATCGTCGAAGGTCTGGCTGAGGCTCTGCCGGCCGTGACTCCCCGTCATGTCCGCCGGGCCCCGGACCGGATGGCCCCTCGGGCGACCAAGTATCTCGGCCAGCCCGTCGTGGAGGGCTACCTCGATTTCGACACCGCCGTCGGTCGCGGTACCGCCTACGCCCGGCTGCTCCTCGACGAGCACGCCCCGCAGGACTCGCTGGCCTGGGTCGTGCTCACGACGCTGCAGGACCTCTCGGGGCACGAGGAGCAGATCGGCGCTCTCCGTCCGACCGGCACCGAGTACTCCTGGGAGTTCGGTGGAGACAATTGGCTCGATCTGCGCACCAAGGCTGTCCAGTACGCGGACCGTGACCCGCAGGTGCTCATCGTCGGCGGGGGTCAGGCCGGGCTGTGTCTGGCCGCGCGGCTCACCCAGTTCGGCGTCGACGCCCTGATCGTTGAGCGCAATCCGCGAATCGGCGACAACTGGCGCAACCGCTACCACTCCCTGACGCTGCACAACGAGGTGTGGGCGAACAGCCTGCCGTACATTCCCTTTCCGGCCACCTGGCCGACGTTTCTGCCGAAGGACAAGCTCGCCGGCTGGCTGGAGTCCTACGCGGAGTTCATGGAGCTCAACGTCTGGACCGGCACCGAGCTGGTGGACGCCTCGTACGACGAAGCATCGAAGCGCTGGACCGCGCGGGTCCGCCGCGCGGACGGAACCGAGCGTGCGCTGGTCGTGCCGCATCTGGTCTTCGCCACCGGAGGGGTCAGCGGCCAGCCCAAGATGCCGCAGCTGCCGGGACTCGACGAGTTCCACGGTGACGTCATGCACTCCAGCGCCTTCTCCAGCGGCATCTCCTACGCCGGCAAGAAGGCGATCGTGGTTGGTGCGGGTAACAGCGGGCACGACGTCGCACAGGATCTGCACGCCAACGGCGCTGCCGAGGTGACGATGATCCAGCGCGGGCCGACCGCGGTGGTCAGTCTGGTGCCGAGCGGTATCCTCGTGTACTCGCTGTTCACCACCGGGCCGGTCGAGGACATCGACCTGATCACCGCCGCGAATCCCTACGAGTTGCTGCTCCACAGCTACAAGTGGCTCACCAAGCGGACCTGCCGGATCGACGCGGACCTGATCGCGGGACTCGAGGCCGCCGGCTTCAAGGTCGGGTTCGGTCATGACGACACCGGCTTCCACATGCAGTACCTGCGGCGCGGGGGCGGGTACTACATCAACGTCGGTTGCTCCGACCTCATCATCGACGGCAAGATCAACGTGATCCAGCACGAGGACATCGAGACCTTCACCGCCGACGGTCTCGCGCTCACCGACGGACGCAGGCTGGACGCCGACGTGGTCGTGATGGCCACCGGATACGACAACATGCAGGAACAGATCCGCCGGTTCTGCGGCTCGGAGGTGGCCGACAAGGTCGGCCCGGTGTGGGGCTGGGACGACGAGGGCTGGATGCGCAACATCTGGCGCCGCACGCCGCAGGACGGCCTCTGGGTGATGGGTGGCGGCCTGCACGAGTGCCGGACCTACTCGAAATTTCTGGCCAACCTGATCACGGCCGACCTCGAGGGGCTTCTCCCACCCCGGGCGGCGTGA
- a CDS encoding FAD-dependent oxidoreductase yields the protein MEPTSVDVLVIGSGIGGLAAAAMLAHAGRSVLVVESRDRVGGRGSTVEIDGFLVSTGAVALELGGPMEDLFRTVGAPYEVRRPKEPAQCVQFRGRLYNTTSRPARLLLDGGLRKVGAQLTRKWDGPPQGDDPSLEQWLRRFPVGRTVRRLMRNIAAGVFSVNSDEVSARAMLTYLTQKSLFRDYGFSRAGTIGPMQELAAVVERHGGQVWLSSSVESLDIAGGLVRSATVRRGDELVTVSCGAVVSNAGPSATVALCADGALPADYVALVKEKIHPAPMYAVTFASRRRLAKPAGIVFFADTSRLSAIAHLTSACPEVAPPGWYLYVAYAVPVPAMSPFDEDAERAAVLAELARELDGFEQARILCAPLLSGDWPAQRVVAGSEIDSATPVANLWNVGDATRAYGDGGLQGCATNGREVADRALGWLARRPAS from the coding sequence ATGGAGCCGACGTCGGTCGACGTGCTGGTCATCGGGTCGGGCATCGGGGGGCTCGCCGCCGCCGCGATGCTCGCGCACGCCGGCCGCAGCGTGCTGGTCGTCGAGTCTCGTGACCGCGTCGGCGGCCGCGGGTCCACCGTGGAGATCGACGGTTTCCTGGTGAGCACCGGAGCCGTCGCGCTGGAACTCGGCGGTCCGATGGAGGACCTGTTCCGCACAGTTGGCGCGCCCTATGAGGTGCGCCGACCGAAGGAGCCGGCGCAGTGCGTGCAGTTCCGTGGCCGGCTCTACAACACGACGTCGCGGCCGGCCCGGCTGCTCCTCGACGGCGGGCTCCGGAAGGTCGGCGCGCAGCTCACCCGGAAGTGGGACGGCCCGCCGCAGGGCGACGACCCGAGCCTGGAGCAGTGGCTGCGCCGTTTTCCGGTCGGGCGGACCGTTCGACGGCTCATGCGCAACATCGCCGCGGGGGTGTTCTCGGTCAACAGCGACGAGGTCTCGGCCCGTGCGATGTTGACCTACCTGACCCAGAAGAGTCTGTTCCGCGATTACGGCTTTTCGCGCGCCGGCACCATCGGCCCGATGCAGGAGCTCGCCGCCGTCGTCGAGCGTCACGGCGGACAGGTGTGGCTGTCCTCGTCGGTGGAGAGCCTCGACATCGCCGGCGGGCTCGTGCGGTCGGCGACGGTGCGCCGCGGCGACGAGCTCGTGACGGTGAGCTGTGGCGCGGTGGTCAGCAACGCGGGGCCGAGCGCCACCGTGGCCCTCTGCGCCGACGGCGCGCTGCCGGCGGACTACGTCGCGCTGGTGAAGGAGAAGATCCATCCCGCCCCGATGTACGCGGTCACCTTCGCGAGCCGGCGGCGCCTGGCCAAACCCGCGGGCATCGTGTTCTTCGCCGACACCTCGCGTCTCAGCGCCATTGCTCACCTGACCTCCGCCTGTCCCGAGGTCGCCCCGCCCGGGTGGTACCTCTACGTCGCCTATGCCGTGCCGGTCCCGGCGATGTCGCCGTTCGACGAGGACGCGGAGCGGGCGGCGGTCCTGGCCGAGCTCGCCCGGGAGCTGGACGGCTTCGAGCAGGCCCGCATCCTTTGCGCTCCGCTGCTCTCGGGCGACTGGCCCGCGCAGCGGGTGGTCGCCGGCTCGGAGATCGACTCGGCAACGCCGGTCGCCAATCTCTGGAACGTCGGGGACGCGACCCGGGCGTACGGCGACGGCGGTCTGCAGGGTTGCGCCACCAACGGCCGCGAGGTCGCCGATCGGGCCCTCGGCTGGTTGGCCCGCCGACCGGCTTCCTAG
- a CDS encoding alpha/beta fold hydrolase: MGLAVGGRGTPLVFLHGAGLGYVPYRRALSLLPQLGFLVVAVDAPGHGRSDGPREAGTDFSMRAALVGRILDELGVERAVLVGHSMGGRKVIELSAARPERTLCAVLLDAAAGGPLDARAARSLTHPPDLARQIGAAMWDTVHFRTGLDRGERAAYRAVLRASVLQALRRPSSVTAPIGLTMRAAPSVPLLRRMREAGVPAVVVHGERDLLVPLESAVDQARQSGAPLYVLPGAFHSWVMSMPRRLLAVMTALLEQELGGALAASGVHPRGRTAAELEDACLAKDARLLDLVPPIEVVDTSAPPGPAVARMVRHQGPRSGTSDAAPGESIAR; the protein is encoded by the coding sequence GTGGGGCTGGCCGTGGGCGGACGCGGCACCCCGCTGGTCTTCTTGCACGGGGCCGGTCTCGGTTACGTCCCGTACCGGCGCGCGCTGAGCCTGCTACCACAGCTGGGCTTTCTCGTCGTCGCCGTCGACGCGCCGGGACACGGCCGGTCCGACGGACCGCGGGAGGCCGGGACCGATTTCAGCATGCGCGCCGCATTGGTCGGTCGCATCCTCGACGAACTCGGGGTCGAGCGCGCGGTCCTGGTGGGCCATTCGATGGGTGGCCGCAAGGTCATCGAGCTCTCGGCGGCGCGACCCGAGCGCACGCTGTGCGCCGTGTTGCTCGATGCAGCCGCCGGTGGCCCGCTCGACGCGCGCGCCGCGCGCAGTCTGACCCATCCGCCCGACCTCGCCCGCCAGATCGGGGCGGCGATGTGGGACACCGTGCACTTCCGGACCGGGCTGGACCGAGGGGAACGCGCCGCTTACCGGGCCGTGCTGAGAGCCTCCGTGCTGCAGGCGTTGCGGCGGCCGTCCAGCGTCACCGCTCCGATCGGACTCACGATGCGGGCGGCTCCGAGTGTGCCGCTGCTGCGCCGGATGCGGGAGGCCGGCGTTCCGGCCGTCGTCGTGCACGGTGAGCGCGACCTGCTCGTGCCGTTGGAGTCGGCTGTCGACCAGGCGCGGCAGTCGGGGGCGCCGCTGTACGTGCTGCCCGGCGCATTTCACTCCTGGGTGATGTCGATGCCTCGCCGGCTCCTGGCGGTGATGACAGCGCTGCTCGAGCAGGAGCTCGGCGGCGCGCTTGCGGCGTCGGGCGTCCACCCGCGTGGCCGCACGGCTGCGGAGCTCGAAGACGCATGCCTCGCGAAGGACGCCCGCCTCCTCGACCTGGTGCCGCCGATCGAGGTCGTCGACACGTCCGCGCCGCCGGGTCCGGCCGTAGCCCGGATGGTTCGCCATCAGGGTCCGCGATCCGGAACCAGTGATGCCGCGCCCGGAGAATCGATCGCACGATGA
- a CDS encoding phosphotransferase family protein codes for MSAEAGPTVVAKVARSRDEALAPQIERWLRSAVPGFENAQVRGLRSSDASGLSGETHLVDCLLDSAGGPAERTVVLRKDVLENQTNPQSDFTTLLRVQRALGDLGTLPVPRVLGVEQSPAVLGARFVVMEFVDGLIPADVPTYAAAGFVHDATPARRAAMWTSGVDFLVALHALDPRELGLADLGFGAPGADHVERTVNHAVALFRAEAGTRSNPLIERAIEWMTAARPSAGRDCICWGDARIGNMIWRDFTCVGVIDWEMASVGSAGVDLGWWSFFHRWSTHGQGNPDLSGMCVGAELADLYAARGGDKIENFTFYEVLAAVRGLSIWLRMYAAMHAQGALPEMDPLADEIHMVRVLAALMDEAS; via the coding sequence ATGAGTGCCGAGGCAGGGCCGACCGTGGTGGCCAAGGTCGCCCGCAGCCGGGACGAGGCTCTCGCGCCGCAGATCGAGAGATGGCTGCGGAGCGCGGTTCCGGGATTCGAGAACGCCCAGGTTCGCGGCCTCCGGTCGTCCGACGCCAGCGGGCTTTCGGGGGAGACCCATCTCGTCGACTGTCTCCTCGATTCAGCCGGAGGTCCCGCGGAGCGCACCGTCGTCCTGCGCAAGGACGTCCTGGAGAACCAGACCAACCCGCAGTCCGACTTCACCACACTGCTCCGGGTACAGCGCGCGCTCGGCGATCTCGGAACTCTCCCGGTCCCGCGTGTGCTCGGAGTCGAACAGTCGCCCGCGGTGCTCGGCGCCCGTTTCGTGGTGATGGAGTTCGTCGACGGTCTCATCCCGGCAGACGTGCCGACGTACGCGGCGGCCGGATTCGTCCACGACGCGACGCCGGCGCGACGCGCGGCGATGTGGACCTCGGGCGTGGACTTCCTGGTCGCCCTGCATGCCCTCGACCCCCGGGAACTCGGGCTCGCGGACCTGGGCTTCGGGGCCCCGGGTGCCGACCATGTGGAGCGCACCGTCAATCACGCGGTGGCGCTGTTCCGCGCCGAGGCCGGTACGCGATCGAATCCGCTCATCGAGCGGGCGATCGAGTGGATGACCGCAGCACGGCCCTCTGCCGGTCGGGATTGCATCTGCTGGGGTGACGCGCGAATCGGGAACATGATCTGGCGCGACTTCACGTGTGTCGGGGTCATCGACTGGGAGATGGCGAGTGTGGGCAGCGCCGGTGTGGATCTCGGGTGGTGGTCGTTCTTCCACCGGTGGTCCACCCATGGGCAGGGGAACCCGGATCTCAGCGGGATGTGCGTCGGCGCGGAGCTGGCCGACCTCTACGCCGCGCGTGGCGGGGACAAGATCGAGAACTTCACCTTCTACGAAGTGCTCGCAGCGGTCCGGGGCCTGAGCATCTGGTTGCGGATGTACGCCGCGATGCACGCGCAGGGCGCCCTGCCGGAAATGGATCCTCTCGCCGACGAGATTCACATGGTGCGAGTACTGGCCGCGTTGATGGATGAGGCGAGCTGA
- a CDS encoding acyl-CoA dehydrogenase family protein — MATGFDLTLSPAATAAREHLHAVAGELREQAATAEAEGVDLPTLRAHLAAAGLDPAVVAQAGIDPLTVLVALDALAYGDPGAAWAIVPALQVATIVAAVGTPEQKAAVSAALASPAATASLLAYEDYGRQPSEYETTVGGGSATGRKTSVAWPAGADVSLLVGREGDEIVAHCWTGARSGITVERDDRVLGKIAVTAAPSGTVTLDGVATSPGERLGGGLALDRSLGQARLMLGAVLQGTARASIEFCAGYATARTTWGVPIAQHQGVAFPIIDRTTELEKLRLLLWDTSAEVDRATDTADIEARVARALNRISTHALHTTRDGVQLVGVRAITRDLPSERWYRSAAALGVVDVDIAATPFSLSN, encoded by the coding sequence ATGGCGACCGGCTTCGACCTCACGCTCTCCCCCGCTGCGACCGCCGCCCGGGAGCACCTGCACGCCGTCGCCGGCGAGTTGCGGGAGCAGGCGGCGACGGCCGAGGCCGAGGGCGTCGACCTGCCGACGCTGCGTGCTCACCTCGCCGCGGCCGGCCTCGATCCCGCCGTGGTCGCGCAGGCCGGCATCGATCCATTGACGGTGCTGGTCGCCCTCGACGCGCTCGCGTACGGCGACCCCGGTGCCGCCTGGGCGATCGTGCCCGCTCTTCAGGTGGCCACGATCGTCGCGGCGGTGGGCACCCCGGAGCAGAAGGCAGCGGTGAGTGCGGCCCTGGCGAGTCCGGCCGCGACCGCGAGCCTGCTCGCGTACGAGGATTACGGCCGCCAGCCCAGTGAGTACGAGACGACCGTCGGTGGTGGCAGTGCCACCGGTCGCAAGACCTCGGTCGCCTGGCCCGCCGGTGCCGACGTCAGCCTGCTGGTCGGCCGGGAGGGCGACGAGATCGTCGCCCACTGCTGGACGGGTGCACGCAGCGGCATCACGGTCGAACGCGACGACCGGGTGCTCGGCAAGATCGCCGTAACTGCCGCCCCGAGCGGCACCGTCACCCTGGACGGAGTCGCGACGAGTCCCGGCGAGCGGCTCGGCGGTGGGCTGGCCCTGGACCGGTCGCTCGGTCAGGCCCGGTTGATGTTGGGCGCGGTGCTGCAGGGCACGGCCCGGGCCTCCATCGAGTTCTGCGCCGGCTACGCCACCGCGCGCACCACCTGGGGCGTGCCGATCGCCCAGCACCAGGGCGTCGCGTTCCCGATCATCGACCGCACGACCGAGCTGGAGAAACTGCGCCTGCTGCTGTGGGACACGAGTGCGGAGGTGGACCGGGCCACCGACACCGCAGACATCGAAGCTCGGGTCGCCCGGGCGCTCAACCGCATCTCGACCCACGCGTTGCACACCACCCGCGACGGCGTGCAACTGGTGGGGGTGCGGGCCATCACCCGCGACCTCCCGTCGGAGCGTTGGTACCGCAGCGCCGCCGCCCTGGGCGTGGTCGACGTCGACATCGCCGCGACCCCGTTCTCGTTGAGTAACTGA